TTGTTCGCTGGAGCTTCACGTCATCCATGAAAATTTTCATCAAATAAATTCCTCTGCCGTTTTTCCGACGCAGATTCTCCGGTTTGGTTGGGTCAGCGAGTTTTTGGGGAGCAAATCCCTTTCCTTGATCTTGCACAAGAATCTGAAGTTGATTTCCCTGTCTTCTGATTTTCAAATCAACAATTTTGTCAGGATCGTTTTTATTCCCATGGATGATCGCATTTGCCAGCGCCTCAGAAAGAGCTGTCAAAATTTCGCTTTTTTCCCGGGATGAACAACATTTTGATTTATCTAACCATTTGTCCAATTCCTGAACCATTCGTGTGATCTGGTCCGTTGTGCTTTTCAAGCGAAAGGTTAGTTCTTCATTTCCATCGAGGGCGATTTTCCGGAAATTTTCGTGATATGCCTGGTTCGATTTTTTCATAATTTTCGTTGCTCTTTGTTCGAGTCGATTAGAATTGAGTCATCTCCCCTCGAATCTGCAAATTTTGTTTAGTCTT
The Calditrichota bacterium DNA segment above includes these coding regions:
- a CDS encoding ATP-binding protein: MKKSNQAYHENFRKIALDGNEELTFRLKSTTDQITRMVQELDKWLDKSKCCSSREKSEILTALSEALANAIIHGNKNDPDKIVDLKIRRQGNQLQILVQDQGKGFAPQKLADPTKPENLRRKNGRGIYLMKIFMDDVKLQRTKKGMKVIMKKKLSAREK